In Erigeron canadensis isolate Cc75 chromosome 1, C_canadensis_v1, whole genome shotgun sequence, a single window of DNA contains:
- the LOC122579448 gene encoding chaperone protein dnaJ 11, chloroplastic-like, producing the protein MAFSSSSSCFFTSPNFNTINQQESSSSPFMRPTSSVKFASRISANFATAERTTSGNILRSTRIGNSNSLYDVLGIEMGADTIEIKAAYRKLARVLHPDVGNNDSSADEFMKVHSAYVTLSDPGKRADYDKSLFGRQMGITIRTNSSRVGYTRAAGYSGRRWETDQCW; encoded by the coding sequence ATGGctttttcatcttcatcatcttgctTCTTCACTTCTCCAAATTTTAACACCATAAATCAacaagaatcatcatcatcaccattcATGCGACCAACTTCTTCGGTCAAATTCGCGAGTCGTATTTCAGCGAATTTTGCAACAGCAGAACGTACCACGTCGGGCAACATATTAAGAAGTACACGTATCGGTAATTCTAATTCGTTGTACGACGTGTTAGGGATAGAAATGGGAGCCGATACAATAGAGATCAAGGCAGCCTATAGAAAATTGGCAAGAGTCTTGCATCCAGATGTTGGAAACAATGATTCATCAGCGGATGAGTTTATGAAGGTGCATTCTGCTTATGTTACGTTATCTGATCCTGGAAAACGAGCTGATTATGATAAGAGTTTGTTTGGGAGACAGATGGGTATAACAATTAGGACTAATTCATCGCGTGTCGGATATACCCGTGCAGCTGGGTATAGTGGCAGGAGATGGGAAACTGACCAGTGTTGGTAG
- the LOC122591158 gene encoding uncharacterized protein LOC122591158, protein MATSDSGPLFIKAANCFGEYKDKFYISNLMKEVINEIRHENVVQVITDNASACKAAGELIMSEFPRIYWTPCVVHTLNLALKNICSPRNADNNEMAYDECHWINDIHLEAVGIKNFIMNHGMRLFIFGKFTPLRLLSIADREDDTVKASIVKEKILDDDWWHKVSYILSFTGPIYDMIRFCDTDKPYLHLVYEMWDSMIEKVKAEIYKKERRPLSARSIFYDVVHQILVARWAKNNTPLHCLAHSLNPRYYSDSWLLGDFARVAPHRDGEVSLKRQKCFKRLFPNEDEHSRVLEEYASFSMKTGPFQDLLCITKMDEMEPKSWWANFGARTPLLQTLAFKLLGQPSSFSCAERNWSTYAFIHSLRRNRLTTSRAQDLVYVHNNLRLLSRAPNDDLKMWDIGGDTFDTMDIEDVGFLQFADLSLDEPDLENGLFDNI, encoded by the exons ATGGCTACATCAGATAGTGGACCGTTGTTTATAAAAGCGGCGAATTGTTTTGGGGAGTAcaaagataagttttatatttCAAATCTGATGAAAGAAGTTATAAATGAGATTAGGCATGAAAATGTTGTGCAAGTCATTACCGACAATGCATCAGCTTGTAAGGCGGCTGGAGAGCTTATCATGAGTGAGTTTCCTCGCATATACTGGACACCGTGTGTTGTTCATACACTGAACCTTGCGTTAAAGAATATTTGTTCACCAAGAAATGCGGACAACAATGAAATGGCATATGATGAGTGCCACTGGATAAACGATATTCACTTAGAAGCTGTTGGgataaaaaatttcattatgAACCATGGCATGAGACTCTTTATTTTCGGAAAGTTTACTCCTCTTAGACTGCTCTCGATTGCTGATAGAGAAGATGACACGGTCAAAGCAAGCATTGTTAAGGAGAAGATTTTGGATGATGACTGGTGGCATAAGGTGTCATATATTCTTAGTTTTACAGGAcctatatatgatatgataagaTTTTGTGACACAGACAAACCATATTTGCACTTGGTTTATGAAATGTGGGATTCAATGATCGAGAAAGTGAAGGCCGAGATTTACAAGAAAGAAAGACGTCCATTATCTGCTCGTAGTATCTTTTATGATGTTGTCCATCAAATTTTAGTGGCTCGATGGGCGAAGAACAACACTCCTCTTCATTGTTTAGCTCACTCCTTAAATCCAAG ATATTATAGTGATTCTTGGTTGCTTGGGGATTTTGCAAGAGTTGCTCCACATAGGGATGGAGAAGTTTCACTAAAAAGGCagaaatgttttaaaagattgTTTCCAAATGAAGATGAGCATAGTAGAGTCTTGGAAGAGTATGCTTCGTTTTCGATGAAGACCGGTCCTTTTCAAGATTTATTATGTATTACAAAGATGGATGAGATGGAACCCAAGAGTTGGTGGGCTAACTTTGGTGCTCGAACTCCTCTTCTTCAAACTTTGGCTTTTAAATTACTAGGACAACCTAGTTCCTTTTCATGTGCTGAGCGTAATTGGAGCACCTATGCATTTATTCACTCTCTTAGGAGAAACAGGTTGACTACTAGTCGGGCTCAAGACTTGGTTTACGTACACAATAATCTTCGACTTTTATCTAGGGCTCCCAATGATGACTTGAAGATGTGGGATATTGGTGGAGATACTTTTGACACGATGGACATTGAAGATGTAGGCTTTTTGCAGTTTGCGGATCTTTCATTAGATGAACCGGATCTTGAAAACGGTTTGTTTGATAATATTTGA
- the LOC122580053 gene encoding chaperone protein dnaJ 11, chloroplastic-like — MAFSSSSSFFTCPNFNTINQQSSLKNHSSRISANFATAERTTSRTSTRTNSLYDVLGIQMGADTMEIKAAYRKLARVLHPDVGNNDSSADEFMKVHSAYATLSDPGKRADYDQSLFGRQMGTIRTNSSNVGGYNGYSGRRWETDQCW; from the coding sequence ATGGCATTTTCATCATCCTCAAGTTTTTTCACTTGCCCAAATTTTAATACCATCAATCAACAATCATCATTAAAAAATCACTCGTCTAGAATCTCGGCCAATTTTGCAACAGCCGAACGTACCACGTCTAGAACTAGTACACGTACCAATTCGCTATACGACGTGTTAGGGATACAAATGGGAGCCGATACGATGGAAATCAAGGCAGCCTATAGAAAATTGGCAAGAGTCTTGCATCCAGATGTTGGAAATAATGATTCGTCGGCGGATGAGTTTATGAAAGTGCATTCTGCTTATGCTACTTTATCTGATCCCGGAAAACGAGCCGATTATGATCAGAGTTTGTTTGGGCGACAAATGGGTACAATTAGAACTAATTCCTCAAATGTTGGAGGATATAACGGTTATTCTGGTCGTAGATGGGAAACTGACCAGTGTTGGTAG
- the LOC122598039 gene encoding endoplasmin homolog — protein sequence MRKWTVPSVLFLLCLLFLLPDQGRKLHANAQSDSEELVDPPKIEDKLGAVPHGLSTDSDVAKREAESMSRKSLRSNAEKFEFQAEVSRLMDIIINSLYSNKDIFLRELISNASDALDKIRFLSLTDKEVLGEGDDTKLEIQIKLDKEKKILSIRDRGVGMTKEDLIKNLGTIAKSGTSAFVEKMQTGGDLNLIGQFGVGFYSVYLVADYVEVISKHNDDQQYVWESKADGAFAISEDTYNEPLGRGTEIRLHLREEAGEYLEESKLKDLVKKYSEFINFPIYLWTTKETDVEVPADEDDSSDDEEKPESTDEGEEKEDEDSDKDEDEKKPKTKTIKETTSEWERLNDVKAIWLRSPREVTEEEYTKFYHSLAKDFGDEKPMAWSHFNAEGDVEFKAVMFIPPKAPTDLYESYYNANKSNLKLYVRRVFISDEFDELLPKYLSFLLGLVDSDTLPLNVSREMLQQHSSLKTIKKKLIRKALDMIRKLAEEDPDEVHGKDKKEVEETKEEENEKRGQYTKFWNEFGKSIKLGIIEDAGNRNRLAKLLRFETTKSDGKLTSLDQYISRMKSGQKDIFYITGSSKEQLEKSPFLEQLKKKNFEVIFFTDPVDEYLMQYLMDFEDKKFQNVSKEGLKLGKDSKDKEVKESFKELTKWWKETLASENVDDVKISNRLADTPCVVVTSKYGWSANMERIMQSQTLSDANKQAYMRGKRVLEINARHPIIKELRERVVKDPEDASVKTTAQLMYQTALMESGFNLPDPKDFASRIYDSVKKSLSISPDASVDEEEEVEEAPEVESSDSTSKEETESTPTEEEETDIKDEL from the exons ATGAGGAAGTGGACTGTTCCTTCCGTTTTATTTCTGTTATGTCTTCTGTTTCTTCTCCCAGATCAAG GAAGGAAGTTACACGCGAATGCCCAGTCTGATTCGGAGGAATTAGTGGATCCACCCAAGATTGAAGATAAACTTGGAGCTGTTCCACATGGTTTATCAACCGATTCCGATGTTGCCAAGAG AGAAGCTGAGTCTATGTCCAGGAAAAGCCTTCGCAGCAATGCGGAGAAGTTTGAGTTCCAGGCTGAAGTTTCTCGGCTTATGGACATTATTATCAACTCTCTTTACAGCAACAAGGATATTTTCTTGAGGGAATTAATCTCCAATGCTTCTGAT GCTTTGGACAAAATTAGATTCCTTTCGCTTACCGATAAGGAAGTTTTGGGTGAAGGTGATGATACCAAGCTTGAGATCCAG ATTAAGTtggacaaagaaaaaaaaattctttccATTCGGGATAGAGGTGTGGGTATGACAAAAGAAGATCTTATCAAGAACTTGGGAACCATTGCCAAGTCTGGAACTTCAG CTTTTGTGGAGAAAATGCAGACTGGTGGCGATCTCAACCTTATTGGTCAGTTTGGTGTTGGTTTTTACTCTGTATATCTTGTTGCTGACTATGTGGAAGTTATCAGCAAACACAATGATGACCAACA GTATGTTTGGGAGTCCAAGGCCGATGGTGCATTCGCAATTTCTGAAgatacatacaatgaaccactAGGTCGTGGAACTGAAATTAGATTGCATCTTAGAGAAGAAGCTGGGGAATACTTGGAAGAGTCAAAGCTGAAG GATTTGGTGAAAAAGTACTCCGAATTTATCAACTTCCCTATTTACCTTTGGACAACTAAAGAAACTGATGTTGAGGTGCCTGCTGATGAAGATGACTCCagtgatgatgaagaaaaac CCGAATCAACTGATGAGGGTGAAGAGAAGGAAGATGAAGATTCTGACAAGgatgaagatgaaaagaaaCCAAAGACCAAAACTATCAAGGAAACAACATCGGAATGGGAACGCTTGAATGATGTTAAAGCTATATGGCTGAGAAGCCCAAGGGAGGTGACTGAAGAAGAATACACAAAGTTCTACCACTCACTTGCTAAG GATTTTGGTGATGAAAAGCCAATGGCATGGAGTCATTTCAATGCTGAGGGTGATGTTGAGTTCAAGGCTGTTATGTTTATTCCTCCAAAGGCTCCTACTGATCTTTACGAGAGCTATTACAATGCCAATAAATCTAACTTGAAGCTTTATGTTAGAAGAGTATTCATCTctgatgaatttgatgagctGTTGCCCAAGTATTTAAGTTTCTTGTTG GGTCTTGTTGATTCCGACACATTACCGCTTAATGTATCTCGAGAAATGCTTCAACAACACAGCAGcttgaaaacaatcaaaaagaAGCTTATCAGAAAGGCCCTTGACATGATCCGCAAACTTGCTGAAGAGGACCCTGATGAGGTTCATGGCAAAGACAAGAAAG AGGTGGAAGAAACTAAGGAAGAGGAGAATGAGAAGAGAGGCCAATACACCAAGTTCTGGAATGAATTTGGAAAATCGATTAAACTTGGTATTATTGAGGATGCAGGAAACAGAAACCGTTTGGCGAAACTTCTTAGATTCGAGAC CACAAAATCAGATGGAAAATTAACTTCACTTGATCAGTACATCTCAAGAATGAAATCCGGACAGAAGGATATCTTCTACATCACTGGCAGCAGTAAGGAGCAGCTTGAGAAATCCCCATTCCTTGAgcaacttaaaaagaaaaacttcgAG GTAATCTTTTTCACAGATCCTGTGGACGAGTACTTGATGCAATACTTGATGGATTTTGAGGACAAGAAGTTCCAGAATGTTTCTAAGGAGGGTTTGAAACTAGGCAAGGATTCCAAAGACAAAGAAGTCAAAGAATCATTCAAAGAATTGACCAAGTGGTGGAAGGAAACTCTTGCCAGTGAGAATGTTGATGACGTGAAGATTAGTAACCGTTTGGCTGACACCCCTTGTGTAGTTGTGACCTCCAAGTATGGATGGAGTGCTAACATGGAACGTATCATGCAGTCTCAAACCTTGTCTGATGCCAACAAGCAAGCATACATGCGTGGCAAAAGAGTTCTTGAAATCAATGCAAGGCATCCGATTATCAAGGAGCTTCGCGAGAGAGTTGTAAAGGACCCAGAG GATGCAAGTGTTAAGACAACCGCTCAACTAATGTATCAAACGGCTTTGATGGAGAGTGGATTTAACTTACCTGACCCTAAGGACTTTGCATCACGTATATATGATTCTGTGAAGAAGAGTCTAAGTATTAGTCCAGATGCTTCAGTTGACGAGGAGGAAGAAGTGGAAGAAGCCCCCGAGGTTGAGAGCAGCGACAGCACCTCAAAGGAGGAAACCGAATCCACACCTACAGAAGAAGAAGAGACAGATATTAAAGATGAGCTATGA